The following proteins come from a genomic window of Nostoc sp. ATCC 53789:
- a CDS encoding glycosyltransferase family 2 protein translates to MSSKIPVSVLIPAKNEQANLPACLASLSRADEIFVVDSQSTDNSIEIAKSHGVNVVQFDFNGRWPKKKNWSLDNLPFRNEWVLIVDCDERITPELWEEIDQAIQNQEYTGYYLNRRVFFLGKWIRYGGKYPDWNLRLFQHKKGRYENLHTEDIPNTGDNEVHEHVILQGKVGYLKNDMLHEDFRDLYHWLERHNRYSNWEASVYFNILTGKDDSGTIGADLFGDAVQRKRFLKKVWVHLPFKPILRFVLFYIIQRGFLDGKAGYIYARLLSQYEYQIGVKLYELRNCGGHLNTATTPKAEAGEQESRGAEVKLLTIDS, encoded by the coding sequence ATGTCATCTAAAATACCAGTTTCTGTATTAATTCCGGCAAAAAACGAACAAGCAAACTTGCCAGCCTGCCTTGCTAGCCTCAGCAGGGCAGATGAAATATTTGTAGTAGATTCTCAAAGTACCGATAACAGCATTGAAATTGCGAAAAGCCACGGTGTCAATGTTGTGCAATTTGACTTCAATGGACGTTGGCCCAAAAAGAAAAATTGGTCTTTAGATAATTTACCTTTCCGTAACGAATGGGTGCTAATTGTAGATTGCGATGAGCGGATCACCCCGGAACTTTGGGAAGAAATTGACCAAGCAATTCAAAATCAAGAATATACAGGTTATTATCTCAACCGCCGTGTATTTTTCTTAGGAAAATGGATTCGTTATGGTGGGAAATATCCCGATTGGAATCTTCGTTTATTTCAGCATAAAAAAGGTCGCTACGAAAACCTACATACAGAAGATATTCCTAATACTGGTGACAACGAAGTTCACGAACATGTGATTTTGCAAGGCAAAGTTGGGTATCTCAAAAATGATATGCTCCACGAGGACTTCCGCGACCTTTACCACTGGTTAGAACGGCACAATCGTTATTCGAATTGGGAAGCCAGCGTTTATTTTAATATTCTCACAGGTAAGGATGATAGCGGCACTATCGGCGCGGATCTATTTGGTGATGCAGTACAACGTAAGCGCTTTTTGAAAAAAGTGTGGGTACACCTGCCATTTAAACCCATTTTACGGTTTGTTTTATTTTATATAATTCAACGCGGTTTTTTGGATGGCAAAGCTGGATATATTTATGCACGCTTGCTGAGTCAATATGAATATCAAATTGGCGTTAAACTTTACGAATTACGTAATTGTGGTGGCCACTTAAATACTGCAACTACCCCAAAGGCAGAAGCAGGGGAGCAGGAGAGCAGAGGAGCAGAGGTAAAGCTATTGACTATTGACTCATAA
- the hpsU gene encoding hormogonium polysaccharide biosynthesis acetyltransferase HpsU produces the protein MTNDQPFVDLRKYDQSWFDRGRPSWYVLLWWLVQAIAFPLTPQPLNILRCALLRLFGARIGKGVLIRPTARFTYPWKVTIGNYSWIGDNVVFYSLDQIHIGEHCVVSQKSYLCTGSHDLQDPAFGLKTASITINNGAWVAADCFVGPGVQIGANAVIGARSTVLTNMPSGQVCWGSPCRPKTSRIKLDTPTTP, from the coding sequence ATGACAAATGACCAACCTTTTGTAGATTTACGCAAATATGACCAATCTTGGTTTGATCGGGGACGGCCAAGTTGGTATGTATTGTTGTGGTGGCTTGTACAAGCGATCGCATTTCCCCTTACTCCTCAACCGTTAAATATTCTGCGTTGTGCTTTGCTACGACTATTTGGCGCTCGTATCGGCAAAGGTGTATTAATTCGACCCACCGCCCGCTTCACCTATCCTTGGAAAGTTACCATTGGCAACTACAGTTGGATTGGAGATAACGTAGTTTTTTACAGCCTCGATCAGATCCACATCGGTGAACACTGCGTAGTTTCCCAAAAAAGTTACCTGTGTACTGGTAGTCACGATCTCCAAGATCCTGCTTTTGGGTTAAAAACAGCGAGTATCACTATTAACAATGGTGCATGGGTAGCAGCAGATTGTTTCGTTGGACCAGGAGTGCAAATCGGCGCTAATGCTGTGATTGGCGCTCGTAGTACTGTTTTGACGAATATGCCTTCTGGACAAGTTTGTTGGGGAAGCCCCTGTCGTCCTAAGACAAGTCGCATAAAACTTGATACCCCTACAACCCCATGA